From a region of the Janthinobacterium sp. 61 genome:
- the hutI gene encoding imidazolonepropionase encodes MQDWDLVIHNVHLATMEHGYGELLDAAIAVKDGRIAWFGPGDELPASGAVLFDGQGCWLTPGLIDCHTHIVHAGNRSDEFEARLNGASYEDISRAGGGIMSTVRATRAASEDALLQQSLPRVLALLAEGVTTLEIKSGYGLDADSEAKMLRVARRIAEKLPVTVRTTFLGAHALPPEYAGQPDAYIDLLCAQMLPRLAGAGLVDAVDAFCERIGFTPAQTQRVFEAARGLGLPVKLHAEQLSDLGGAALVARYAGLSADHLEFLSAEGIAAMAEHGTVAVLLPGAYYFLRETQPPPVAALRAAGVPMAVATDCNPGTSPMTSLLLAMNMACTLWRLTPQEALAGATCHAARALGLQQETGSLVVGKRADFALWRIARPADLAYALGLNPCAGVMHGGVWRAPVVSLTD; translated from the coding sequence ATGCAAGACTGGGACCTGGTTATCCACAACGTTCACCTGGCCACGATGGAGCACGGCTACGGCGAACTGCTCGACGCAGCCATCGCCGTCAAGGATGGCCGCATCGCCTGGTTTGGCCCCGGCGACGAGCTGCCGGCCAGCGGCGCGGTGCTGTTCGATGGCCAGGGCTGCTGGCTGACGCCCGGACTGATCGACTGCCATACGCACATCGTCCACGCGGGCAACCGCAGCGACGAATTCGAGGCGCGCCTGAATGGCGCCAGCTACGAAGACATCAGCCGCGCCGGCGGCGGCATCATGTCCACCGTGCGCGCCACGCGCGCGGCCAGCGAAGACGCATTGCTGCAGCAAAGCCTGCCACGCGTGCTGGCGCTGCTGGCCGAGGGCGTGACCACCCTGGAGATCAAGTCCGGCTATGGTCTCGATGCGGATAGCGAGGCGAAGATGCTGCGCGTGGCGCGCAGGATCGCAGAAAAGCTGCCGGTCACTGTGCGTACCACGTTCCTGGGCGCGCATGCGCTTCCACCCGAATATGCGGGCCAGCCCGACGCTTATATCGACCTGCTGTGCGCGCAGATGCTGCCCAGGCTCGCTGGCGCTGGCCTGGTCGACGCCGTCGACGCGTTTTGCGAGCGCATCGGCTTTACGCCGGCGCAAACGCAGCGCGTGTTCGAAGCGGCGCGAGGCCTGGGCCTGCCCGTGAAGCTGCATGCGGAGCAGTTGTCCGACCTGGGCGGCGCGGCGCTTGTTGCCCGCTACGCTGGCCTGTCGGCCGACCACCTGGAATTTTTGTCGGCGGAGGGCATCGCCGCCATGGCGGAACATGGCACGGTTGCCGTGCTGCTGCCGGGTGCGTATTACTTTTTGCGCGAGACGCAGCCGCCGCCTGTCGCGGCCTTGCGCGCGGCTGGCGTGCCGATGGCCGTAGCCACCGATTGCAATCCGGGCACGTCGCCCATGACGTCATTGCTGCTGGCGATGAACATGGCGTGCACCCTGTGGCGTTTGACGCCGCAGGAGGCGCTGGCCGGTGCTACGTGCCACGCGGCGCGCGCGCTGGGCCTGCAGCAGGAAACGGGGAGCCTGGTGGTGGGCAAGCGCGCCGATTTCGCCCTGTGGCGCATTGCGCGCCCGGCCGACCTGGCGTATGCGCTGGGCCTGAATCCGTGCGCGGGCGTGATGCATGGCGGTGTCTGGCGTGCGCCGGTGGTAAGCTTGACGGACTGA
- a CDS encoding glycine betaine ABC transporter substrate-binding protein, producing the protein MLVFAAAPAHAMDGGTLKVGSKRFTESYILGEIIRQSAAQHVRAEHRQGLGNTAIVLAALQAGSIDVYAEYMGTIASEILKHDKPIDLDQMRRELAALGLGAAVPLGFNNTYALAMRGDEKSITNLTQLAQQPALKFGLSHEFIGRVDGWPGLAARYGLPQRPRGLDHGIAYEALAQRQVDVIDIYSTDAKIRQYGLRVLADTQQYFPRYDAMLLFRLDLPPRFPAAWQALQGLQGRISESDMIAMNAAVEIDGKSFAGVARQWLTSGTQVKKPAARSTLLHKIIGDDLWTLTRQHLTLVLLSVALACLIGIPLGVLAAFSAPLRQTVLAFVGVLQTVPSLALLAILIPVLGMIGTVPALVALFVYALLPIVRNTCTGILQVPQGLRMAALALGMSRRDRLLHVDLPLALPVMLAGVKTAAVMSVGTATIAAFIGAGGYGERITIGLALNDNDMLLAGAIPAAVLALLTQGLFELVERWAVAGRQR; encoded by the coding sequence ATGCTTGTTTTCGCCGCCGCGCCCGCGCACGCCATGGACGGCGGCACCTTGAAGGTGGGCTCGAAGCGTTTCACGGAATCCTACATACTCGGCGAAATCATCCGGCAGAGCGCCGCGCAGCACGTCAGGGCGGAGCACCGCCAAGGCCTGGGCAACACGGCCATCGTGCTGGCCGCGCTGCAGGCGGGCAGCATCGACGTGTATGCCGAATACATGGGCACGATCGCCAGCGAAATCCTCAAGCACGACAAACCGATTGATCTGGATCAGATGCGGCGCGAGCTGGCGGCGCTGGGGCTGGGCGCGGCCGTGCCTTTGGGCTTTAACAATACTTATGCGCTGGCCATGCGCGGCGATGAAAAATCCATCACGAACTTGACGCAGCTGGCACAGCAGCCTGCCTTGAAGTTTGGCTTGTCGCATGAATTCATTGGCCGCGTTGATGGCTGGCCGGGCCTGGCCGCGCGCTATGGCTTGCCGCAGCGTCCGCGCGGGCTCGATCACGGCATCGCCTATGAAGCGCTGGCGCAGCGCCAGGTGGATGTGATCGACATATATTCGACGGACGCGAAGATACGCCAGTACGGCTTGCGCGTGCTGGCCGACACGCAGCAGTACTTTCCCCGCTACGATGCCATGCTTCTGTTCCGGCTCGACCTGCCGCCGCGCTTTCCCGCCGCCTGGCAAGCCTTGCAAGGGCTGCAGGGGCGCATCAGCGAGAGCGACATGATCGCCATGAATGCGGCCGTGGAAATCGACGGCAAGAGCTTTGCCGGCGTGGCGCGGCAGTGGCTGACCTCGGGGACGCAGGTGAAAAAACCGGCGGCGCGCAGCACGCTGCTGCATAAAATCATCGGCGACGATTTGTGGACCCTGACGCGCCAGCACCTGACCCTGGTGCTGCTGTCGGTGGCCCTGGCGTGCCTGATCGGTATTCCGCTGGGCGTGCTGGCGGCGTTTTCGGCGCCGCTGCGGCAAACGGTGCTGGCCTTCGTTGGCGTGCTGCAGACGGTGCCCTCCTTGGCCTTGCTGGCGATTTTGATTCCCGTGCTGGGCATGATCGGCACCGTGCCGGCTTTGGTGGCCTTATTCGTGTACGCCCTGCTGCCCATCGTGCGCAATACGTGCACGGGCATCTTGCAGGTACCGCAAGGCTTGCGCATGGCGGCGTTGGCGCTGGGCATGAGCCGGCGCGACCGCCTGCTGCACGTGGACTTGCCGCTGGCCTTGCCCGTGATGCTGGCGGGTGTGAAAACGGCGGCCGTGATGAGCGTGGGCACGGCCACCATCGCCGCTTTCATCGGCGCGGGCGGCTATGGCGAACGCATTACCATCGGCCTGGCGTTGAACGACAACGACATGCTGCTGGCCGGCGCGATCCCCGCAGCCGTGCTGGCCCTGCTGACGCAAGGCTTGTTCGAGCTGGTGGAACGCTGGGCCGTGGCCGGCCGGCAGCGCTGA
- the hutH gene encoding histidine ammonia-lyase, with amino-acid sequence MTQHAKSWTLKPGVMTLGDLRAVWAAPAKLILAAEAYPVIEASAAAVQAIVAKGDAAYGINTGFGLLAKTRIPDEKLEQLQRNLILSHSVGTGELLSDAVVRLIMLMKIGSLARGYSGVRPLIVDTLIALYNAGIMPAIPAKGSVGASGDLAPLSHMTLAMLGVGDVRVNGELMPAPEALAQAGIAPVVLAAKEGLALINGTQVSNALTLHGLFMAERLLEAAMVTGALSLDAAKGSDAPFDARVHAVRGQPGQILAAQMYRQLVAHSAIRASHLEGDERVQDPYSLRCQPQVMGACLDLIGNVGRTLLIEANAVTDNPLIFQDGPGGQAEIVSGGNFHAEPVAFAADTLALAIAEIGALAERRIALLIDATLSGLPPFLVRDPGVNSGFMIAHVTAAALASENKSLAHPASVDSLPTSANQEDHVSMATFAGRRLDDMAHNTAVIVGIELLAAAQGIDFHRPLKTSPHLEHVHHQLRQKVPFFDADRFFAPDIEAAKQMVLRGELSSTCKNLFAPLYA; translated from the coding sequence ATGACACAGCATGCCAAAAGTTGGACCCTGAAACCGGGCGTGATGACCTTGGGCGACCTGCGCGCCGTCTGGGCCGCGCCCGCCAAATTGATACTCGCCGCCGAGGCGTATCCCGTCATCGAGGCGTCGGCCGCCGCCGTGCAAGCCATCGTCGCCAAGGGCGATGCGGCCTACGGCATCAACACGGGCTTCGGCCTGCTCGCCAAGACGCGCATCCCCGATGAAAAGCTGGAGCAATTGCAGCGCAACCTGATCCTGTCGCACTCCGTCGGCACGGGCGAGCTGCTGTCGGACGCCGTTGTGCGCCTGATCATGCTGATGAAGATCGGCAGCCTGGCGCGCGGCTATTCCGGCGTGCGCCCGCTGATCGTCGATACCCTGATCGCCCTGTACAACGCTGGCATCATGCCGGCCATTCCCGCCAAGGGTTCCGTGGGCGCCTCGGGCGACCTGGCGCCGCTGTCGCACATGACCCTGGCCATGCTGGGCGTGGGCGACGTGCGCGTCAACGGCGAATTGATGCCGGCCCCCGAGGCGCTGGCGCAGGCGGGCATCGCGCCTGTCGTGCTGGCGGCAAAAGAGGGACTGGCGCTGATCAACGGCACGCAAGTGTCGAACGCACTGACGCTGCATGGCTTGTTCATGGCCGAGCGCCTGCTGGAAGCTGCCATGGTCACGGGCGCGCTGTCGCTCGATGCGGCCAAGGGCAGCGATGCGCCGTTCGACGCGCGCGTGCACGCCGTGCGCGGACAGCCGGGGCAGATCCTGGCCGCGCAGATGTACCGCCAACTGGTGGCGCACAGCGCAATCCGTGCTTCGCACCTGGAAGGCGACGAGCGCGTGCAAGATCCGTACAGCCTGCGCTGCCAGCCGCAAGTCATGGGCGCCTGCCTCGATTTGATCGGCAATGTGGGCCGCACCCTGCTGATCGAAGCCAATGCCGTCACGGACAATCCGCTGATTTTCCAGGATGGTCCCGGCGGACAGGCGGAAATCGTCTCGGGCGGGAACTTCCACGCCGAGCCGGTGGCCTTTGCGGCCGACACCCTGGCGCTGGCGATTGCCGAAATCGGCGCGCTGGCCGAGCGCCGCATCGCGCTGCTGATCGACGCCACGCTGTCCGGCCTGCCGCCCTTCCTCGTGCGCGACCCGGGCGTCAATTCCGGTTTCATGATCGCCCACGTGACGGCCGCCGCGCTGGCGTCTGAAAACAAGTCGCTCGCGCATCCGGCCAGCGTCGACAGCCTGCCCACTTCGGCCAACCAGGAAGACCATGTGAGCATGGCCACGTTCGCCGGGCGCCGCCTCGACGACATGGCGCACAACACGGCCGTCATCGTCGGCATCGAGCTGCTGGCTGCTGCGCAGGGTATCGATTTCCACCGTCCGCTGAAAACCTCGCCGCACCTGGAACACGTGCATCACCAGTTGCGCCAGAAGGTGCCATTCTTCGACGCCGACCGCTTCTTCGCGCCGGATATCGAAGCGGCCAAGCAGATGGTCTTGCGCGGAGAATTGAGCAGCACTTGCAAGAATTTGTTCGCCCCGCTGTACGCTTGA
- a CDS encoding formimidoylglutamate deiminase, with protein sequence MGGALSGCLFARHALLPQGWRRDVLLEWDAAGDLTVVTENTTSSAGVEVAEYVLPGMVNLHSHAFQRALGGMTEAAGEEAGSAPDSFWTWRDLMYRFARHITPEQMETIAAQLFAECLRHGYTAVCEFHYLQRDAAGALYARPAQTAERVLAAARVSGIGMTMLPVLYSHAGFGEQALKAEQARFRTDANDVLRIVEALAPQRGGQVEVGFAPHSLRAAGVSQIREVAQALPAQRPIHIHIAEQQGEVRQCIDYSGRRPVQYLYEHVDVDARWCLVHATHVQPDEVALMAASGAVAGLCPTTEANLGDGLFPLAEFIAAGGRFGVGSDSHVSQSPVEELRWLEYGQRLQRQQRNVAVTPDEHHVGDYLWQAALRGGAQAAGRRLGALAPGCRADLLVLDDAHVNLCGVAITDVLGSFIFCGNDNLVRHVLCGGRWQVRGGRHVAQDAIATAYKHTLAQLRAL encoded by the coding sequence ATGGGTGGCGCGTTGAGCGGCTGTTTGTTCGCGCGCCATGCGCTGCTGCCGCAGGGCTGGCGCCGCGACGTATTGCTGGAGTGGGATGCGGCCGGCGATTTGACGGTGGTGACGGAAAATACAACATCGTCTGCCGGCGTCGAAGTGGCCGAATATGTCTTGCCGGGCATGGTCAACCTGCATTCGCATGCCTTCCAGCGGGCGCTGGGGGGCATGACGGAAGCCGCTGGCGAGGAAGCGGGCAGTGCGCCGGACAGCTTCTGGACCTGGCGCGACCTGATGTACCGCTTCGCGCGCCACATCACGCCGGAACAGATGGAAACCATCGCCGCGCAGCTGTTTGCCGAATGCCTGCGCCATGGCTACACGGCTGTTTGCGAATTTCACTACCTGCAGCGCGATGCGGCTGGCGCGCTGTATGCGCGCCCCGCCCAAACGGCGGAACGGGTGCTGGCGGCGGCGCGCGTCAGCGGCATCGGCATGACCATGCTGCCCGTGCTGTACAGCCATGCGGGCTTCGGGGAACAAGCGTTGAAAGCGGAGCAGGCGCGCTTTCGCACCGATGCTAACGATGTGCTGCGCATCGTCGAGGCGCTGGCGCCGCAGCGCGGCGGACAGGTAGAGGTGGGTTTTGCGCCCCATTCTCTGCGCGCCGCCGGGGTGTCGCAGATCCGCGAGGTGGCGCAAGCGTTGCCGGCGCAGCGGCCCATCCACATTCACATCGCCGAGCAGCAGGGCGAAGTGCGCCAATGTATTGATTACAGCGGCCGGCGCCCGGTGCAGTATCTGTATGAGCACGTCGATGTCGACGCGCGCTGGTGCCTCGTGCACGCCACGCATGTGCAGCCTGACGAAGTGGCGCTGATGGCCGCCAGCGGCGCCGTGGCCGGCCTGTGTCCGACGACGGAGGCGAACCTGGGTGATGGCCTGTTCCCGCTGGCCGAATTCATCGCCGCCGGTGGGCGCTTCGGCGTCGGCAGCGACAGCCATGTATCGCAGTCGCCTGTCGAGGAGTTGCGCTGGCTTGAATACGGCCAGCGCTTGCAGCGCCAGCAGCGCAACGTGGCCGTCACGCCGGATGAACACCATGTTGGCGACTACCTGTGGCAGGCGGCCTTGCGGGGCGGCGCGCAGGCAGCCGGACGCAGGCTGGGCGCACTGGCGCCGGGCTGCCGCGCCGACCTGCTGGTGCTCGACGACGCGCATGTGAACCTGTGCGGCGTGGCCATCACCGATGTGCTGGGCAGTTTTATTTTCTGCGGCAACGACAACCTGGTGCGCCACGTGCTGTGCGGCGGCCGGTGGCAGGTGCGCGGCGGGCGCCACGTGGCGCAGGACGCCATCGCCACCGCCTACAAACACACCCTGGCGCAACTGAGGGCGCTCTGA
- the hutU gene encoding urocanate hydratase yields MNSTMDTDPRFDASRTIRAPRGTVMACKSWQAEAAYRMLQNNLDPEVAENPQHLVVYGGIGRAARNWACFDQILASLRELEDDQTLLIQSGKPVGVFQTHADAPRVLIANSNLVPKWANWEHFNELDRQGLFMYGQMTAGSWIYIGTQGIVQGTYETFAEAGRQHFGGDWGGRWILTAGLGGMGGAQPLAATMAGAVSLNIECQQSSIDFRLRTRYLDKQAASLDEALELVKYHTQRKEAISIGLLGNAAEVLPELVRRAKAGGLVPDLVTDQTSAHDLVNGYLPRGWSVSDWKAAQQDPQRHARLTVAAADSCAAHVQAMLDFHAMGVHTVDYGNNIRQVAFDQGVQNAFDFPGFVPAYIRPQFCEGRGPFRWVALSGDPEDIYKTDAKIKELFPHHKQVHHWLDMARERIAFQGLPARICWLGLGERHIAGLAFNEMVRTGELKAPIVIGRDHLDTGSVASPNRETESMKDGTDAVSDWPLLNAMLNTAGGATWVSLHHGGGVGMGYSQHAGMVIVADGTESAAKRLARVLVNDSGSGVMRHADAGYETAAACAKRNGLILPMLS; encoded by the coding sequence ATGAACAGCACAATGGACACCGATCCACGCTTTGATGCCAGCCGTACCATCCGCGCCCCGCGCGGCACGGTCATGGCTTGCAAGAGTTGGCAGGCCGAGGCGGCCTACCGCATGTTGCAAAACAACCTGGACCCGGAAGTGGCGGAGAATCCGCAGCACCTGGTCGTCTATGGCGGCATCGGCCGCGCCGCCCGCAACTGGGCTTGTTTCGACCAGATTCTCGCCTCGCTGCGCGAGCTGGAAGACGACCAGACCTTGCTGATTCAGTCAGGCAAGCCGGTGGGCGTGTTCCAGACCCACGCGGATGCGCCGCGCGTGCTGATCGCGAACTCCAACCTGGTACCGAAATGGGCCAACTGGGAACATTTCAACGAACTCGATCGCCAGGGCCTCTTCATGTATGGCCAGATGACGGCCGGCAGCTGGATCTACATCGGCACGCAGGGCATCGTGCAGGGCACGTATGAAACTTTCGCCGAGGCGGGCCGCCAGCATTTCGGCGGCGACTGGGGCGGGCGGTGGATCCTCACGGCGGGCCTGGGCGGCATGGGCGGCGCGCAGCCACTGGCCGCCACCATGGCGGGCGCCGTCTCGCTCAATATCGAATGCCAGCAAAGTAGCATCGATTTCCGTTTGCGCACGCGCTACCTGGACAAGCAGGCGGCCAGCCTGGATGAAGCGTTGGAGCTGGTCAAATACCATACGCAGCGCAAGGAAGCCATTTCCATCGGCTTGCTGGGCAACGCGGCCGAAGTGCTGCCGGAACTGGTGCGCCGCGCGAAAGCGGGCGGCCTGGTGCCCGACCTGGTGACGGACCAGACGTCCGCGCATGACCTGGTCAACGGCTATCTGCCACGTGGGTGGAGCGTGTCGGACTGGAAGGCGGCGCAGCAGGACCCGCAGCGCCACGCGCGCCTGACGGTGGCGGCTGCCGATTCCTGCGCCGCCCACGTGCAAGCCATGCTCGATTTCCACGCCATGGGCGTGCACACCGTCGATTACGGCAACAATATCCGCCAGGTGGCGTTCGACCAGGGCGTGCAGAATGCCTTCGACTTCCCCGGCTTCGTGCCCGCCTACATCCGCCCGCAGTTCTGCGAAGGACGGGGGCCGTTCCGCTGGGTGGCCTTGTCGGGCGACCCGGAAGATATCTATAAGACGGATGCGAAGATCAAGGAACTGTTCCCGCACCACAAACAGGTGCACCATTGGCTGGACATGGCGCGCGAGCGCATCGCCTTCCAGGGGCTGCCGGCGCGCATCTGCTGGCTGGGACTGGGCGAGCGCCACATCGCCGGCCTGGCCTTCAACGAGATGGTGCGCACGGGTGAACTGAAGGCGCCCATCGTCATCGGCCGCGACCACCTGGACACGGGTTCCGTGGCCAGCCCGAACCGCGAGACGGAAAGCATGAAGGATGGCACCGACGCCGTCTCCGACTGGCCGCTGCTCAATGCCATGCTGAATACGGCCGGCGGCGCCACCTGGGTCTCGCTGCACCATGGCGGCGGGGTGGGAATGGGGTATTCTCAGCATGCGGGCATGGTCATCGTAGCCGACGGCACGGAAAGCGCGGCGAAACGCCTGGCCAGGGTGCTGGTCAACGACAGCGGCTCGGGTGTGATGCGCCATGCCGATGCCGGCTACGAAACAGCGGCCGCCTGCGCCAAGCGCAACGGCCTGATTCTTCCCATGCTTTCTTGA
- a CDS encoding HutD family protein: MATFIAHECQRAAPWKNGGGSTTEIAIAPLGAGFDDFDWRISLATITASGPFSSFPGIDRSLMLVDGDSVQLTLDGTRKVLLNAVQPMLWFPGEAAVVAQVKGATTDFNVMTRRDRCRHQLEKITAPGRLARRSTATLLFVAGDGSVLARGGEQQFALARYDALLLDADDAQEWRLDALQRTAVFRVDLFI, translated from the coding sequence ATGGCCACCTTCATCGCTCACGAATGCCAGCGCGCCGCGCCATGGAAAAATGGCGGCGGCAGCACGACGGAAATCGCCATTGCCCCCTTGGGGGCAGGCTTTGACGATTTTGATTGGCGTATCAGCCTGGCGACGATCACGGCCAGCGGACCATTTTCCAGCTTTCCCGGCATCGACCGCAGCCTGATGCTGGTCGATGGCGACAGCGTGCAGTTGACGCTCGATGGCACGCGCAAGGTGCTCTTGAACGCGGTGCAGCCCATGCTATGGTTTCCCGGCGAAGCGGCCGTTGTTGCGCAAGTCAAGGGGGCGACGACGGATTTCAATGTGATGACGCGGCGCGACCGCTGCCGCCACCAGCTGGAAAAGATCACGGCGCCTGGCAGGCTGGCGCGGCGCAGCACGGCGACTTTGCTGTTTGTTGCTGGAGATGGCTCCGTGCTGGCGCGCGGTGGAGAGCAGCAGTTCGCGCTGGCCCGCTATGACGCCTTGCTGCTGGACGCCGACGATGCGCAGGAATGGCGGCTCGACGCCTTGCAGCGCACGGCCGTGTTCCGCGTCGACCTGTTCATCTAG
- a CDS encoding amidohydrolase: MPTSQLRRTLLVLACLGTLAYAHVRADTVIDNANGYTLNAAGKVVRFTALAFDDAGKIVAVGSAAQVKRKVAKDALHVDLQGKTVLPGLIDAHGHVFGLGTIASGVMLYGSASLPAAVQAVGDFARAHPERSWVVGNGWNQEIWKLGRFPTALELDAAESARPVWLRRVDGHAGWANSRALALAGITRATQDPAGGKIDRDADGNPTGVLVDSAMDLMDAVLPKPGDVENRAALDGALAQLSQVGLTSVHDAGIGQMQDRLFRDYADHGKLTVRVYGMIADTTEDFDALSKNGPLNSYARDMYALRAVKLLSDGALGSRGAALLAPYSDDPTTSGLLFYPDAAMRAKMEKAMRAGYQVNVHAIGDAGNHQILDGYQALIAQYRSVGLRHRMEHAQVVQLSDIPRFKSLGIVPSMQPTHATSDQNMAEQRVGHERIKGAYAWRTFLKQGSRIACGSDFPIESPNPFEGIHAAVTRQNSEGFPAGGWYPQQAMTVTQALRCFTLDAAWAAHQEKVIGTLEAGKWADFVVVDQDLFKVAPTAIGKTQVLQTWVAGQRVFEKK; this comes from the coding sequence ATGCCGACCTCGCAATTGCGCCGCACCCTGCTTGTTCTCGCCTGCCTGGGCACCCTGGCCTACGCCCACGTCCGTGCCGACACGGTCATCGACAACGCCAACGGCTATACGCTCAACGCGGCCGGCAAGGTGGTGCGCTTCACGGCGCTGGCGTTTGACGACGCGGGCAAGATCGTCGCCGTCGGCAGTGCCGCGCAGGTGAAACGCAAGGTCGCCAAGGACGCCCTGCACGTCGACCTGCAGGGAAAAACCGTGTTGCCGGGCCTGATCGACGCGCATGGCCACGTGTTCGGCCTGGGGACGATCGCCAGCGGCGTGATGCTGTACGGTTCCGCATCGCTGCCGGCCGCCGTGCAGGCTGTGGGCGACTTCGCCAGAGCGCATCCTGAGCGCAGCTGGGTCGTCGGCAATGGCTGGAACCAGGAAATCTGGAAGCTGGGGCGCTTTCCCACAGCCTTGGAGCTCGATGCGGCCGAAAGCGCGCGGCCCGTGTGGCTGCGCCGCGTCGATGGCCACGCGGGCTGGGCCAACAGCCGCGCGCTGGCGCTGGCCGGCATTACGCGTGCCACACAAGATCCGGCGGGCGGCAAAATCGACCGTGATGCGGATGGCAATCCCACCGGCGTGCTGGTCGACAGCGCCATGGACTTGATGGATGCCGTGCTGCCCAAGCCCGGCGACGTGGAAAACCGGGCCGCCCTCGATGGCGCGCTGGCGCAATTGTCGCAAGTGGGGCTGACCAGCGTGCACGATGCGGGCATCGGCCAGATGCAGGACCGATTGTTCCGCGATTATGCGGACCACGGCAAGCTGACGGTGCGCGTGTACGGCATGATTGCCGACACCACGGAAGATTTCGACGCGCTGTCAAAAAACGGCCCCCTGAATAGCTATGCGCGCGACATGTACGCCTTGCGCGCCGTCAAACTGCTGTCCGACGGCGCCCTGGGCAGCCGCGGCGCGGCCCTGCTGGCGCCGTATAGCGACGATCCGACGACCAGCGGCCTGCTGTTCTACCCGGACGCCGCCATGCGCGCGAAGATGGAAAAAGCCATGCGCGCCGGCTACCAGGTGAACGTGCACGCCATCGGCGACGCGGGCAACCATCAAATTCTCGATGGCTATCAGGCCTTGATAGCGCAGTACCGCAGCGTGGGCCTGCGTCACCGCATGGAGCACGCGCAGGTAGTGCAATTGAGCGACATCCCCCGTTTCAAGAGCCTCGGCATCGTGCCGTCGATGCAGCCCACGCACGCCACTTCGGACCAGAATATGGCGGAGCAGCGCGTGGGCCACGAGCGCATCAAGGGCGCGTATGCGTGGCGCACCTTCCTCAAGCAGGGTTCGCGCATCGCCTGCGGTTCCGATTTCCCCATCGAGTCGCCGAATCCGTTCGAGGGCATCCATGCGGCCGTCACGCGGCAAAACAGCGAAGGATTCCCGGCCGGCGGCTGGTATCCGCAGCAGGCCATGACGGTGACGCAAGCGCTGCGCTGCTTCACCCTCGACGCGGCCTGGGCGGCACACCAGGAAAAGGTCATCGGCACCTTGGAAGCGGGCAAATGGGCAGACTTCGTCGTCGTCGACCAGGACCTGTTCAAGGTAGCACCGACCGCCATCGGCAAGACCCAGGTGCTGCAGACGTGGGTGGCGGGCCAGCGCGTGTTCGAGAAAAAATAA
- the hutG gene encoding N-formylglutamate deformylase — MDFRFNEGSIPLLVSMPHVGTDIPDDIAARMTPQALQKADTDWHLRELYGFLQEMDASVLSARWSRYTIDLNRPQEDTNLYPGQDTTGLLPNDTFHREPLYLPGREPDAADVQQRLQRYWAPYHRQLRAELDRLLRVHGAVVLWDAHSIASRVPRFFDGKLPDLNFGTADGASCDSGLTSAVVDIARAQDTFTVALNGRFKGGHITRQYGQPASRVHAIQLEMCQCLYMDEAMPFGYRPDLAAQVQPLLRQMMEAAVAWVAR; from the coding sequence ATGGATTTCCGCTTCAACGAAGGCAGCATCCCGCTGCTGGTGTCTATGCCCCACGTGGGCACCGATATACCGGACGATATCGCCGCGCGCATGACGCCGCAGGCCTTGCAGAAGGCCGATACGGACTGGCATTTGCGCGAGCTGTATGGATTTTTGCAGGAGATGGATGCGTCAGTGCTGTCGGCGCGATGGTCGCGTTACACGATCGACTTGAACCGCCCGCAGGAAGACACGAATCTGTATCCGGGCCAGGATACGACGGGTTTGCTGCCCAACGATACCTTTCACCGCGAGCCGCTGTATCTGCCAGGCCGCGAACCCGACGCGGCCGACGTGCAGCAGCGCTTGCAGCGCTACTGGGCGCCGTATCACCGGCAGCTGCGCGCGGAACTGGACCGGCTGCTGCGCGTGCATGGCGCCGTGGTGCTGTGGGATGCCCATTCCATCGCCTCGCGCGTGCCGCGTTTCTTTGACGGCAAGCTGCCCGACCTGAACTTCGGCACGGCCGATGGCGCAAGCTGCGATAGCGGCCTGACGTCCGCCGTGGTCGATATCGCGCGCGCGCAGGATACATTTACCGTGGCGCTGAATGGCCGCTTCAAGGGCGGACATATTACGCGCCAGTACGGCCAGCCGGCCAGCCGCGTGCATGCGATCCAGCTGGAGATGTGTCAGTGCCTTTACATGGATGAAGCGATGCCGTTCGGCTACCGGCCCGACCTGGCCGCACAGGTGCAGCCACTGCTGCGCCAGATGATGGAAGCGGCCGTGGCATGGGTGGCGCGTTGA